One region of Nitrospira sp. genomic DNA includes:
- the polA gene encoding DNA polymerase I — protein sequence MPTLYLIDGSAYIYRAFFALPPLSNSKGLQTNAVYGFTTMLLKVLRDHRPDYVAVVFDEKGPTHRHEAFKEYKAQRPPMPQGMSAQIPYIHRVVEALSLPVIRQAGYEADDLIGTLARKGEGEGLDVVIVTSDKDMFQLLTPKTRIYDPVKDKWFNEADSLVRFGVEPARVVEIMGLMGDTSDNIPGVKGIGEKTALKLITQFGTIDELLRRVEEVTPAKTKHLLLEQGENARMSKQLATIDIECPVEFVPSHFQAKAPHTETLVSLLRELEFMTLAKAFQGETPEPNRLGSDVIDIHDAAGATQFLTRQEAEPLLGVACVLSEASGVRADIRGCALGWSDGAAAFVQGDARDWPGPLIDYLRDGSHRKVVQDLKPFLLALHRQGLEMPGPYFDTMVADYLLNPNRRAHTLDAIAMDALSYQLGAGAAEKIDPRPQSLFDVDEHAIHRSGEAAAVTAKVAPLLRERLREQGSLALFEDVEMPLVPVLVEIERNGFLLDVESLRSLSRELERELDQMVSTIHRLAGGEFNIGSPKQLATVLFENLGLKPLRKTKTGFSTDEDTLTQLAGQHELPAHILNYRTLTKLKSTYVDALPQLVNPDTGRLHTSLNQTVAATGRLSSTDPNLQNIPVKGDYGLRIREAFITPPGHHLLCADYSQVEPRILAHLSQDPRLLQVFEQGEDIHMATAMEIFNLPAGEVTREMRRAAKSVVFGIVYGISPFGLASNIGVSQVEAKKYIETFFEKFAAVRALMDRNIDDGKTKGYTTTILGRRRPIPELQSGDPSQRGVGERMAVNSPIQGSAADLIKVAMINVHRRLRDELPACKMILQVHDELIFEVPDGMLEQAQHLVKEEMEATGTALKLSVPLKVDVGVGANWRVAHP from the coding sequence ATGCCGACTCTGTATCTCATCGACGGTAGCGCCTACATTTATCGGGCGTTTTTTGCCCTGCCTCCCCTGTCGAACTCCAAGGGCTTACAGACTAACGCCGTGTACGGCTTCACGACCATGTTGCTGAAGGTTCTGCGCGACCATCGACCGGACTATGTGGCGGTGGTGTTTGATGAGAAAGGCCCCACCCATCGCCACGAAGCGTTCAAGGAGTACAAGGCGCAACGGCCGCCCATGCCCCAAGGGATGAGTGCACAGATTCCCTACATTCATCGGGTGGTAGAAGCCCTGTCCTTACCGGTCATCCGCCAAGCGGGGTATGAGGCGGATGATTTGATCGGCACCTTGGCGCGGAAAGGTGAGGGCGAGGGGCTCGATGTCGTGATCGTGACCAGCGACAAAGATATGTTCCAGCTCCTGACGCCAAAGACACGGATTTATGATCCGGTGAAGGATAAGTGGTTCAACGAGGCGGATTCGTTGGTGCGGTTTGGCGTCGAGCCGGCGCGCGTCGTCGAGATCATGGGGCTGATGGGTGACACGAGCGACAATATTCCCGGCGTCAAAGGCATTGGAGAGAAAACCGCACTGAAGTTGATCACGCAATTCGGGACGATCGACGAACTGCTTCGCCGGGTCGAGGAAGTCACACCGGCCAAGACGAAGCATCTCCTGCTGGAGCAGGGCGAGAATGCGCGCATGAGCAAGCAACTGGCGACGATCGACATCGAGTGCCCGGTGGAGTTTGTCCCGTCCCATTTCCAAGCCAAGGCGCCGCATACGGAGACGCTCGTGAGTCTCTTGCGCGAGTTGGAATTTATGACGTTGGCCAAAGCCTTCCAGGGGGAGACTCCTGAGCCCAACCGCTTAGGTTCAGACGTGATCGACATTCACGATGCCGCGGGAGCCACGCAATTCCTGACGCGGCAGGAGGCGGAGCCGCTCCTGGGCGTGGCCTGCGTGTTGAGTGAGGCGTCCGGTGTGCGGGCCGATATTCGGGGCTGCGCCCTGGGCTGGTCTGACGGTGCTGCAGCATTCGTCCAAGGCGATGCCCGTGACTGGCCTGGCCCGTTGATCGATTATCTGCGAGACGGGAGTCATAGAAAAGTCGTCCAAGATCTCAAGCCGTTCCTGTTGGCGCTCCATCGGCAGGGCCTTGAGATGCCGGGGCCCTATTTCGACACGATGGTGGCCGACTACCTGCTCAATCCGAATCGTCGCGCGCATACGCTCGACGCTATCGCGATGGATGCGCTGAGTTATCAACTTGGCGCCGGAGCAGCTGAGAAGATCGACCCGAGGCCGCAATCCCTATTCGACGTGGACGAGCACGCGATTCATCGATCAGGTGAGGCGGCGGCCGTGACGGCCAAGGTGGCGCCGCTGTTGCGCGAACGATTGCGGGAGCAGGGCAGCTTGGCCCTGTTTGAAGACGTCGAAATGCCGCTGGTCCCGGTGCTAGTCGAGATTGAACGGAATGGGTTCTTGCTCGACGTTGAGAGCCTGCGCTCGCTGAGTCGAGAACTGGAACGAGAGCTCGATCAGATGGTCAGCACCATCCATCGGCTCGCCGGTGGTGAGTTCAATATCGGCTCGCCCAAACAACTGGCCACAGTGCTGTTCGAGAATCTTGGCCTCAAGCCGCTTCGGAAAACCAAGACCGGCTTCTCCACCGATGAAGACACGCTCACCCAGCTGGCCGGTCAGCATGAACTCCCCGCACACATTCTCAATTACCGGACCTTGACGAAACTCAAATCGACCTATGTCGATGCCTTGCCGCAGTTGGTGAATCCCGACACCGGACGGCTCCACACCTCGCTTAACCAAACGGTGGCGGCCACAGGACGCCTCTCCTCCACCGATCCGAATCTGCAGAATATTCCGGTGAAGGGGGACTACGGTCTCCGTATTCGTGAAGCCTTCATCACGCCGCCGGGACATCACTTGCTCTGTGCAGACTATAGTCAGGTGGAACCGCGGATTCTGGCCCATCTGTCGCAAGACCCTCGATTGCTGCAGGTGTTTGAGCAGGGCGAAGACATTCATATGGCCACGGCCATGGAGATTTTTAATCTTCCTGCCGGGGAGGTGACGCGTGAGATGCGACGGGCGGCGAAGAGCGTGGTGTTCGGCATTGTGTACGGCATCAGCCCGTTCGGCCTCGCCTCAAATATCGGTGTGTCCCAGGTGGAAGCCAAGAAATATATTGAGACGTTCTTTGAGAAGTTTGCGGCCGTCAGGGCGCTCATGGATCGGAACATCGACGACGGCAAAACCAAAGGGTATACGACCACGATTCTCGGTCGCCGCCGGCCGATTCCGGAACTGCAGAGCGGCGATCCTTCGCAGCGTGGCGTCGGTGAGCGGATGGCGGTGAATAGTCCGATTCAGGGCTCGGCTGCGGATTTGATCAAGGTGGCCATGATCAACGTCCATCGGCGGCTGCGAGACGAGTTGCCGGCGTGCAAGATGATTCTTCAAGTGCACGACGAACTGATCTTCGAAGTGCCGGACGGAATGTTGGAGCAGGCGCAGCACCTCGTGAAGGAGGAAATGGAGGCGACCGGCACGGCGCTGAAGCTCTCGGTCCCGCTTAAGGTGGATGTGGGTGTGGGGGCCAATTGGCGAGTGGCCCACCCTTAG
- a CDS encoding metallopeptidase family protein — protein sequence MSPRKRTLTIPESEFQALVQEALDGLPDEYAKLLTNVAVVVEKEPPPDVRTDLELEDGEDLLGLYQGLPIDKESFFQAGGQLPAKISIYRGPILRLCRTKQEVVQEVRDTVVHEIGHHFGFDDDEMPY from the coding sequence ATGTCGCCACGAAAGCGTACATTGACCATACCCGAGTCTGAGTTTCAGGCCTTGGTGCAGGAAGCATTGGACGGCCTGCCGGATGAATACGCCAAGCTCCTCACCAACGTGGCCGTGGTGGTCGAGAAAGAGCCTCCGCCTGATGTCCGCACTGATCTGGAGTTGGAGGACGGCGAAGATCTCCTCGGCCTCTACCAAGGTCTCCCCATCGACAAAGAGTCCTTCTTTCAGGCAGGCGGGCAACTGCCGGCCAAAATCTCAATTTATCGCGGACCCATCCTCAGACTGTGTCGGACCAAACAGGAAGTGGTGCAGGAAGTGCGCGATACCGTCGTGCACGAGATCGGGCATCATTTCGGCTTTGACGACGACGAGATGCCGTACTGA
- a CDS encoding LPP20 family lipoprotein, whose translation MTRGQVCAGGWLLCALVTTTPAPAADSTPEVRDHADRTFRQLHTREQGLAPEHQNRAQPPSARTYDAEHFLIGQGQGDLNKGPLVCQRVSELAARADIAKQIRVQVKEHAIDRLRERTGRETEQDIEVVREEIVQEYLQGVTIVDRHMDDGTKTCSAVAVMPKTHLPASPAVEPMAHDSPTRR comes from the coding sequence ATGACAAGAGGACAGGTGTGTGCGGGAGGGTGGCTCCTGTGCGCCCTCGTGACCACCACGCCTGCGCCGGCAGCGGATTCCACCCCAGAGGTCCGCGATCATGCCGACCGTACATTCCGCCAGTTGCACACACGAGAACAGGGCCTTGCGCCTGAGCACCAGAATCGAGCGCAACCACCGTCGGCACGAACCTATGATGCCGAGCACTTTCTGATCGGACAGGGCCAAGGTGACTTGAACAAGGGCCCTCTGGTATGTCAGCGCGTGTCGGAATTGGCCGCACGGGCCGACATCGCCAAACAGATCCGCGTTCAGGTGAAGGAGCATGCGATCGACCGCCTGCGCGAGCGCACCGGCCGCGAGACCGAACAGGACATCGAGGTGGTGCGTGAAGAAATCGTCCAGGAATATCTGCAGGGCGTCACCATCGTGGACCGCCACATGGATGATGGAACCAAGACCTGCTCTGCGGTGGCCGTGATGCCAAAAACTCACCTCCCGGCTTCTCCCGCCGTTGAGCCGATGGCCCACGATTCGCCGACACGCCGCTAA